The Raphanus sativus cultivar WK10039 chromosome 2, ASM80110v3, whole genome shotgun sequence DNA segment TGAAATTTCTTTGGTTATTGAGCAAATGCCCTAAGACTAATTCATCTGAGTTACATCTGAAAGCAAAACTAACCGGAAGATCATTATGAAGGCAGCAATACTTACATGTATAAATCAAACTTTACCCAACAATAGAAAACGATATCAAAGAGTGTCCCAGAGCCAAAATGAAATTCTTGGATCTTTAAACTATATAGCTTCTATCATTGGTTCATCCTTGCACAAACTAACATATTGCAGTGATGATTAAGTCCCAAACTTTACATATTACGACAACATTCTTTTGTTCCCAAACTAAATCAATCAGTTCCCAAGACTTGTTCCATCAACACCCTACAAACAAAACCAACTAAAAAAGTGAAAGCAACACAGTGATACACACACTTACATTTCAGGACCTTCTTCACCATTCTCAGCAATCCTAGGAACTTTATTCATCCCGGACTTAAACGAAGCATTCCCTCTTCCACCTCTCCCACCAGGCATCAACAACGCCCTCTGTCCCGGATGCAACAACTCCAGAAGcacctccttctcctccttctccccCTCTTCCCCCTCCTCGCTCCCAACCTCTTTAGCCTGTCTAACCACCGTCCCAGGAGCCACTTTCACCACAACATCAACCCCTTTAGCACCACTCTGCATCTTCCCTCTCCCATGCTCCCCACGCCCCGCCCTGAAATGCACACTCTTCCTAAACGGCAACAAGGAGTTCATCGACCCATCAACTTCCACATACACATTCCCTCCTCTCCCTCCGTCTCCACCCGAAGGTCCTCCGAAAGGAACAAACTTTTCCCTCCTAAACGCCACAACACCGTTCCCTCCATCTCCCGCCTTCACAAATATCTTCGCTCTATCAAAACAACGCATCACTGCAGGAACTCCTTTCTCCTTAACCCCAATcttatcctcctcctcctcctcctcctcctcctcttcctcctccattTCACCAGAGAAACAGATTGCCTCTCCATCTTTCAATCCAGCTCTCTCCACATCCTCTTCACCATACTCAAacacttcatcatcatcatcaatcaaTTCAGAACTTCCTTCAAACACATCTAATCTTCTGTAATTCCCCcatatatcatcatcatcatactccttcccctctctctcttcttcatcgTTCTCCACCAAAGTCTCAACCTTTTCCTCGACCCCTGCCACATTCGACTCCGACAACTTCACTTCCTCGGAGAACTTCAGATAAGAGGAAGATAGGAGAGAGACATCTGAGAAGTCTTCCCTGGGAGGAAGCCGCGTGTAAGTAGTGGCTTCACCGCCTACGTCGGGGGGTCTATCACCGCCACGAGATTTAAGCTCGAGTTCGCGTTGGAGATTGGCTTTTCTAAGGTTGGAGACTTTGCTAGGTTTAGCGAAGATCTTCTGCTCCTTCTTCGTCCTGTTGGGACGAGATAGAGCTTGTGGAGTGAAGAAGGAACAGCTTATGGATACGGAAGCCATTTTTCGTTTCCTCTGGCGAAAATGATTTTAACGGGGTTTTATGGGATTATACAATACCgtactaaattttgatttttaaaagtaatgGGGTGATAATGAAAAGTTATATGCATTTGAGGACTTGTATTTGAAAAAGTGA contains these protein-coding regions:
- the LOC108817421 gene encoding GTP-binding protein OBGC, chloroplastic, yielding MASVSISCSFFTPQALSRPNRTKKEQKIFAKPSKVSNLRKANLQRELELKSRGGDRPPDVGGEATTYTRLPPREDFSDVSLLSSSYLKFSEEVKLSESNVAGVEEKVETLVENDEEEREGKEYDDDDIWGNYRRLDVFEGSSELIDDDDEVFEYGEEDVERAGLKDGEAICFSGEMEEEEEEEEEEEEDKIGVKEKGVPAVMRCFDRAKIFVKAGDGGNGVVAFRREKFVPFGGPSGGDGGRGGNVYVEVDGSMNSLLPFRKSVHFRAGRGEHGRGKMQSGAKGVDVVVKVAPGTVVRQAKEVGSEEGEEGEKEEKEVLLELLHPGQRALLMPGGRGGRGNASFKSGMNKVPRIAENGEEGPEMWLDLELKLVADVGIVGAPNAGKSTLLSVISAAQPTIANYPFTTLLPNLGVVSFDYDSTLVVADLPGLLEGAHRGFGLGHEFLRHTERCSALVHVVDGSAPQPDLEFEAVRLELELFSPEIAEKPYVVAYNKMDLPDAYEKWPMFRETLRARGIEPFCMSAVQRDGTHEVISSVYELLKKYREANAEPKGLYDQANENLDHVAKKIDKERRAAINEFEIFRDSGTGAWHVVGAGLQRFVQMTNWRYMDSDKRFQHVLEACGVNKTLKNMGVKEGDNVIIGEMELVWHDSANGSSSRPTNSNKTSTDSVRWPQWK